A genomic window from Triticum urartu cultivar G1812 chromosome 7, Tu2.1, whole genome shotgun sequence includes:
- the LOC125521357 gene encoding ras-related protein RABA5c-like yields the protein MGDDSDGEAEEYLFKVVIIGDSAVGKSNLLSRYARNEFNLHSKATIGVEFQTQSMDIDGKEVKAQIWDTAGQERFRAVTSAYYRGAFGALLVYDISRRGTFDNVGRWLQELNTHSDTTVAKMLVGNKCDLENIREVPVEEGKALAESEGLFFMETSALDSTNVNTAFELVIKEIYSSVSRKILNSDSYKAELSLNRVSIDDGDSKDGQKQTSRFGCC from the exons ATGGGGGACGACTCGGACGGGGAGGCGGAGGAGTACCTGTTCAAGGTGGTGATCATCGGGGACAGCGCGGTGGGGAAGAGCAACCTGCTGTCCCGCTACGCGCGCAACGAGTTCAACCTCCACTCCAAGGCCACCATCGGGGTGGAGTTCCAGACGCAGAGCATGGACATCGACGGCAAGGAGGTCAAGGCCCAGATCTGGGACACCGCCGGCCAGGAGCGCTTCCGCGCCGTCACCTCCGCCTACTACCGCGGGGCCTTCGGCGCGCTCCTCGTCTACGACATCTCCCGCCGGGGCACCTTCGACAACGTCGGACGATGGCTCCAGGAGCTCAACA CACATTCTGACACCACGGTGGCCAAGATGTTGGTAGGCAACAAATGCGATCTGGAAAACATCCGTGAAGTGCCAGTGGAGGAAGGCAAAGCACTTGCCGAATCCGAGGGACTCTTCTTCATGGAGACCTCGGCTCTGGACTCGACGAACGTCAACACGGCATTCGAGCTCGTCATCAAGGAGATCTACAGCAGCGTGAGCAGGAAGATCCTGAACTCCGACTCATACAAGGCCGAGCTATCCCTCAACAGGGTGAGCATCGACGACGGTGACTCGAAAGACGGCCAGAAGCAAACTAGCCGGTTTGGGTGCTGCTAG